The Myxocyprinus asiaticus isolate MX2 ecotype Aquarium Trade chromosome 39, UBuf_Myxa_2, whole genome shotgun sequence genome window below encodes:
- the LOC127430180 gene encoding mitochondrial fission factor homolog B-like isoform X1: MNRAAFPSPTAEIAEMNRIHYDLEYTEGISQRMRIPEQLKVAPFSSGEQEHEQEALHTAMMQVPDRIVVAGDSDDSQFSQPRDLDLIQSTPKAATLSLKTPPRVLTLNERPLDFLEMEQSSSTSQNSEELSFTQVCTQSKARRERSVSENIGVHHNGQLARNDSIMTSSPPAPLHTMAPLGGAEDGFNLFNAHSVLSFIQSTTRRAYQQVLEVLDENQRSKPSLRGGSTLSNPQHDNRYALATLDSTLEGGPDDMAVVDATSLRRQIVKLNRRLQLLEEENKERAKREMIMYSITVAFWLINSWVWFRR, encoded by the exons ATGAACAGAGCGGCGTTCCCCTCTCCCACTGCAGAGATTGCAGAGATGAACCGCATCCACTATGATCTGGAGTACACAGAGGGCATCAGTCAGAGAATGCGTATTCCCGAACAGCTCAAAGTGGCTCCGTTCAGCTCAGGGGAGCAAGAACACGAGCAGGAGGCCCTCCACACGGCAATGATGCAGGTCCCTGACAGAATCGTAGTGGCAG GAGACAGTGATGATTCCCAGTTCTCTCAGCCTAGAGATCTGGACCTCATCCAATCCACCCCAAAAGCGGCAACACTGTCTCTCAAGACACCACCTCGGGTCCTTACTCTTAACGAACGTCCCCTCGACTTCCTAGAAATGGAACAGTCAAGCTCCACCAGCCAGAACAGTGAAGAA CTTTCTTTCACACAGGTGTGCACACAAAGCAAGGCACGTAGAGAACGCTCAGTCAGCGAGAACATAGGTGTGCATCACAATGGGCAGCTGGCCAGAAACGACTCCAT TATGACTTCCTCCCCTCCTGCTCCATTGCACACTATGGCCCCTCTCGGTGGTGCCGAGGACGGTTTTAACCTCTTCAATGCCCACAGTGTCCTTTCCTTCATCCAGTCAACCACACGCCGGGCCTACCAGCAGGTCCTGGAGGTCCTCGATGAGAACCAGCGCAG CAAGCCATCTCTGAGAGGGGGTTCAACTCTCTCTAACCCCCAGCATGACAACAG GTATGCGCTGGCCACACTGGACTCAACTCTAGAGGGAGGGCCAGATGACATGGCTGTAGTGGACGCCACTTCTCTACGCAGACAG ATTGTCAAGCTGAACCGGCGTTTACAGCTCTTGGAAGAGGAGAACAAAGAGAGAGCCAAGCGAGAAATGATCATGTATTCCATCACTGTAGCTTTCTGGCTTATTAACAGCTGGGTTTGGTTCCGTCGCTAA
- the LOC127430180 gene encoding mitochondrial fission factor homolog B-like isoform X2, with protein MNRAAFPSPTAEIAEMNRIHYDLEYTEGISQRMRIPEQLKVAPFSSGEQEHEQEALHTAMMQVPDRIVVAGDSDDSQFSQPRDLDLIQSTPKAATLSLKTPPRVLTLNERPLDFLEMEQSSSTSQNSEELSFTQVCTQSKARRERSVSENIGVHHNGQLARNDSIVLSFIQSTTRRAYQQVLEVLDENQRSKPSLRGGSTLSNPQHDNRYALATLDSTLEGGPDDMAVVDATSLRRQIVKLNRRLQLLEEENKERAKREMIMYSITVAFWLINSWVWFRR; from the exons ATGAACAGAGCGGCGTTCCCCTCTCCCACTGCAGAGATTGCAGAGATGAACCGCATCCACTATGATCTGGAGTACACAGAGGGCATCAGTCAGAGAATGCGTATTCCCGAACAGCTCAAAGTGGCTCCGTTCAGCTCAGGGGAGCAAGAACACGAGCAGGAGGCCCTCCACACGGCAATGATGCAGGTCCCTGACAGAATCGTAGTGGCAG GAGACAGTGATGATTCCCAGTTCTCTCAGCCTAGAGATCTGGACCTCATCCAATCCACCCCAAAAGCGGCAACACTGTCTCTCAAGACACCACCTCGGGTCCTTACTCTTAACGAACGTCCCCTCGACTTCCTAGAAATGGAACAGTCAAGCTCCACCAGCCAGAACAGTGAAGAA CTTTCTTTCACACAGGTGTGCACACAAAGCAAGGCACGTAGAGAACGCTCAGTCAGCGAGAACATAGGTGTGCATCACAATGGGCAGCTGGCCAGAAACGACTCCAT TGTCCTTTCCTTCATCCAGTCAACCACACGCCGGGCCTACCAGCAGGTCCTGGAGGTCCTCGATGAGAACCAGCGCAG CAAGCCATCTCTGAGAGGGGGTTCAACTCTCTCTAACCCCCAGCATGACAACAG GTATGCGCTGGCCACACTGGACTCAACTCTAGAGGGAGGGCCAGATGACATGGCTGTAGTGGACGCCACTTCTCTACGCAGACAG ATTGTCAAGCTGAACCGGCGTTTACAGCTCTTGGAAGAGGAGAACAAAGAGAGAGCCAAGCGAGAAATGATCATGTATTCCATCACTGTAGCTTTCTGGCTTATTAACAGCTGGGTTTGGTTCCGTCGCTAA
- the LOC127430180 gene encoding mitochondrial fission factor homolog B-like isoform X3, producing MNRAAFPSPTAEIAEMNRIHYDLEYTEGISQRMRIPEQLKVAPFSSGEQEHEQEALHTAMMQVPDRIVVAGDSDDSQFSQPRDLDLIQSTPKAATLSLKTPPRVLTLNERPLDFLEMEQSSSTSQNSEELSFTQVCTQSKARRERSVSENIGVHHNGQLARNDSIKPSLRGGSTLSNPQHDNRYALATLDSTLEGGPDDMAVVDATSLRRQIVKLNRRLQLLEEENKERAKREMIMYSITVAFWLINSWVWFRR from the exons ATGAACAGAGCGGCGTTCCCCTCTCCCACTGCAGAGATTGCAGAGATGAACCGCATCCACTATGATCTGGAGTACACAGAGGGCATCAGTCAGAGAATGCGTATTCCCGAACAGCTCAAAGTGGCTCCGTTCAGCTCAGGGGAGCAAGAACACGAGCAGGAGGCCCTCCACACGGCAATGATGCAGGTCCCTGACAGAATCGTAGTGGCAG GAGACAGTGATGATTCCCAGTTCTCTCAGCCTAGAGATCTGGACCTCATCCAATCCACCCCAAAAGCGGCAACACTGTCTCTCAAGACACCACCTCGGGTCCTTACTCTTAACGAACGTCCCCTCGACTTCCTAGAAATGGAACAGTCAAGCTCCACCAGCCAGAACAGTGAAGAA CTTTCTTTCACACAGGTGTGCACACAAAGCAAGGCACGTAGAGAACGCTCAGTCAGCGAGAACATAGGTGTGCATCACAATGGGCAGCTGGCCAGAAACGACTCCAT CAAGCCATCTCTGAGAGGGGGTTCAACTCTCTCTAACCCCCAGCATGACAACAG GTATGCGCTGGCCACACTGGACTCAACTCTAGAGGGAGGGCCAGATGACATGGCTGTAGTGGACGCCACTTCTCTACGCAGACAG ATTGTCAAGCTGAACCGGCGTTTACAGCTCTTGGAAGAGGAGAACAAAGAGAGAGCCAAGCGAGAAATGATCATGTATTCCATCACTGTAGCTTTCTGGCTTATTAACAGCTGGGTTTGGTTCCGTCGCTAA
- the LOC127430180 gene encoding mitochondrial fission factor homolog B-like isoform X4 has translation MNRAAFPSPTAEIAEMNRIHYDLEYTEGISQRMRIPEQLKVAPFSSGEQEHEQEALHTAMMQVPDRIVVAGDSDDSQFSQPRDLDLIQSTPKAATLSLKTPPRVLTLNERPLDFLEMEQSSSTSQNSEELSFTQVCTQSKARRERSVSENIGVHHNGQLARNDSMYALATLDSTLEGGPDDMAVVDATSLRRQIVKLNRRLQLLEEENKERAKREMIMYSITVAFWLINSWVWFRR, from the exons ATGAACAGAGCGGCGTTCCCCTCTCCCACTGCAGAGATTGCAGAGATGAACCGCATCCACTATGATCTGGAGTACACAGAGGGCATCAGTCAGAGAATGCGTATTCCCGAACAGCTCAAAGTGGCTCCGTTCAGCTCAGGGGAGCAAGAACACGAGCAGGAGGCCCTCCACACGGCAATGATGCAGGTCCCTGACAGAATCGTAGTGGCAG GAGACAGTGATGATTCCCAGTTCTCTCAGCCTAGAGATCTGGACCTCATCCAATCCACCCCAAAAGCGGCAACACTGTCTCTCAAGACACCACCTCGGGTCCTTACTCTTAACGAACGTCCCCTCGACTTCCTAGAAATGGAACAGTCAAGCTCCACCAGCCAGAACAGTGAAGAA CTTTCTTTCACACAGGTGTGCACACAAAGCAAGGCACGTAGAGAACGCTCAGTCAGCGAGAACATAGGTGTGCATCACAATGGGCAGCTGGCCAGAAACGACTCCAT GTATGCGCTGGCCACACTGGACTCAACTCTAGAGGGAGGGCCAGATGACATGGCTGTAGTGGACGCCACTTCTCTACGCAGACAG ATTGTCAAGCTGAACCGGCGTTTACAGCTCTTGGAAGAGGAGAACAAAGAGAGAGCCAAGCGAGAAATGATCATGTATTCCATCACTGTAGCTTTCTGGCTTATTAACAGCTGGGTTTGGTTCCGTCGCTAA